A portion of the Actomonas aquatica genome contains these proteins:
- a CDS encoding response regulator yields MPPASSPSLPHALSSAIRLSRGLLILVLVLSGLFTPATLPAQNERGLPLIQNFPIRDYESRPLLFGGRQGPDGLLYFANFGSVVVYDGTTWERIPVTDRPILAVAPAADGTIYVSPMGDFGRIRRQVDGSWRYESLIEQLPATVLPVTQIWTILVEDDAVWFSLPNRVVRWVENDATQTRIWDRPGPNAPTLLRREDSIQIFQNGRGLERYSDGRWTEPYPDIPELRDPLMRAITHLPGYPLVLVMEDATVHRFDAQGNQSTWTTPLPQRGAGRVVRSAVGTPTGHLVIATQGRGVFILDQHGALLHELGENRGLISDVVNFASLDHEGGVWLSHHRGASRLELNPHVTVFGPESGFGAETLTNFISHRGRVYAIGEDGLYWVEPATDDEPARWVRLPTDNDTVRNLYSDGETLFVGRSRHLAVLRDNKLENIIETRPAAIGIARQGNVLMVGNDLGYFLAHQVNGEWIEFARNQDLHTPVVWLKPTEPGVWWLGTITRGVVRLTFATPAAESAPTPRFYGVADGLPQDGGSAIVENVGSEIFTVTQNQLYRYDPATDRFVKPTEYRIDGQEIISTTAIGSDDTGRLFGQFFTALAPHQPRLGWFSSAQDPDAPYAWHGLPAAAASILGVNGAIDVSAAPRANAETFWFGGPDSIVRMERNDGIEASAPPTVVIREVSRGGESWLAARETRTVRPFSRQALRIRFSSTSYRNGSTVRFQHRLIGFDDEWSAPDARAEVSFTNLSGGPLTFEVRAVDHRGITGEPARFRFTIRPPWFRAPAMIALYLLAAGGAVMGFVRWRLARGERERQRLEDLVSSRTAELAVAKEQAETANRAKSSFLANMSHELRTPLNGVIGYARILQRNTTLDEAGREQARIVTSSGEHLLRMINEVLDFSKIEAGALNLHIGPFDPSALLRDIAAAAQPRADGKGLHFELITTDRLPPQVLGDAQKLRQVIDNLLSNAIKFTARGRVSLEVSCRPAADDRTRFQFLVRDTGVGLSSRDQATLFQPFQQAADGRPPEPGTGLGLSIAQRLVGLMGGEITIESEIGRGSDFAFAIALENLETPVLSAPVGSNTNLAGYEGPRRRVLIVDDVETNRRLLADLLTPLGFRVDTAMSGAAALARLREAPADAVIVDLRMPDMDGLELTRKIRADDSRHPLIILTSASVMSFDPQVAFDAGCDDFLAKPFDEEDLLRRLAQRLNLQWIRERDTDSAPPFADSAAIDGDLPASEAWQHLREAAARGDIRRLRTALHHLRESPKFDSALAAELEDLANRFQMDRLRQRIAELMPRD; encoded by the coding sequence ATGCCCCCCGCCTCATCGCCATCCCTCCCCCACGCGCTTTCGTCGGCCATCAGGTTGAGTCGGGGTCTGCTCATTCTCGTATTGGTTCTGAGTGGCCTGTTCACGCCCGCAACACTTCCCGCCCAAAACGAACGCGGTCTGCCGCTCATTCAGAACTTCCCCATCCGCGACTACGAATCCCGCCCGCTGCTCTTTGGTGGGCGCCAAGGTCCGGACGGCCTGCTCTACTTCGCCAACTTCGGCAGCGTGGTCGTCTACGACGGCACCACGTGGGAACGCATCCCCGTCACCGATCGCCCCATCCTCGCCGTCGCGCCCGCCGCCGACGGCACCATCTACGTGTCGCCCATGGGCGACTTCGGCCGCATCCGCCGCCAAGTCGACGGCTCCTGGCGCTACGAGAGCCTCATCGAACAGTTGCCCGCCACCGTGCTGCCGGTCACCCAGATCTGGACCATCCTGGTCGAGGACGACGCCGTTTGGTTCTCCCTGCCCAATCGCGTCGTGCGCTGGGTGGAAAACGATGCCACCCAAACACGCATCTGGGATCGGCCCGGCCCCAACGCCCCCACGCTCCTGCGCCGCGAGGATTCGATCCAAATCTTCCAAAACGGCCGCGGTTTGGAGCGTTACTCCGACGGCCGCTGGACCGAACCCTACCCCGACATCCCGGAACTGCGCGATCCGCTCATGCGCGCCATCACCCACCTGCCCGGCTATCCACTCGTGCTGGTCATGGAAGATGCCACCGTCCATCGCTTCGACGCCCAGGGCAACCAGAGCACCTGGACGACCCCGCTGCCCCAACGCGGTGCCGGTCGCGTCGTGCGCTCCGCCGTCGGCACTCCAACCGGTCACTTGGTCATCGCCACCCAAGGCCGCGGCGTCTTCATCCTCGATCAGCACGGTGCCCTGCTCCACGAACTCGGCGAAAACCGCGGACTCATCAGCGACGTGGTCAACTTCGCCAGTCTCGACCACGAGGGCGGCGTCTGGCTCTCCCATCATCGCGGGGCTTCCCGCCTCGAACTCAACCCCCACGTCACCGTCTTCGGTCCGGAGAGCGGGTTCGGCGCCGAGACCCTCACCAACTTCATCTCCCACCGTGGTCGCGTCTACGCCATCGGCGAGGACGGGCTCTACTGGGTGGAACCGGCCACCGACGACGAACCCGCCCGCTGGGTGCGCCTGCCGACCGACAACGACACAGTGCGCAATCTCTACTCCGACGGCGAAACCCTCTTCGTCGGCCGTTCCCGCCACCTCGCCGTGCTCCGCGACAACAAGCTGGAAAACATCATCGAAACCCGCCCCGCCGCCATCGGCATCGCCCGCCAAGGCAACGTGCTGATGGTGGGCAACGACCTCGGCTACTTCCTCGCCCATCAGGTCAACGGCGAGTGGATCGAATTCGCCCGTAACCAGGATCTGCATACGCCGGTGGTCTGGCTCAAACCCACCGAACCCGGCGTCTGGTGGTTGGGCACCATCACTCGTGGTGTCGTCCGCCTCACCTTCGCCACGCCCGCCGCCGAATCCGCGCCCACGCCTCGCTTCTACGGCGTTGCCGATGGCCTGCCGCAGGACGGTGGATCCGCCATCGTCGAGAACGTCGGCAGCGAGATCTTCACGGTCACCCAGAATCAACTCTACCGCTACGACCCGGCCACCGACCGCTTCGTCAAGCCGACCGAATACCGCATCGATGGTCAGGAGATCATCTCCACCACCGCCATCGGCTCCGATGATACCGGCCGTCTCTTTGGTCAGTTCTTCACTGCCCTCGCTCCCCACCAGCCGCGGCTTGGTTGGTTCAGTTCCGCGCAGGATCCGGACGCGCCTTATGCCTGGCACGGCCTGCCCGCCGCCGCCGCCAGTATTCTTGGTGTCAACGGCGCCATCGATGTCTCCGCCGCCCCCCGCGCCAATGCCGAGACCTTTTGGTTTGGCGGACCCGACAGCATCGTGCGCATGGAACGCAACGACGGCATCGAAGCCTCCGCGCCTCCCACCGTGGTCATCCGCGAGGTGAGCCGCGGCGGCGAATCCTGGCTGGCCGCGCGCGAAACCCGCACCGTGCGTCCCTTCTCCCGCCAAGCCCTGCGTATCCGCTTTTCCTCTACGAGTTACCGCAACGGCAGCACGGTGCGCTTTCAGCACCGCCTCATCGGCTTCGACGACGAATGGTCCGCGCCCGATGCCCGCGCCGAGGTGTCCTTTACCAACCTGAGTGGTGGTCCCCTCACGTTCGAGGTGCGCGCCGTCGATCACCGCGGCATCACCGGCGAACCGGCCCGGTTCCGGTTCACCATCCGCCCCCCGTGGTTCCGCGCCCCCGCCATGATCGCGCTCTACCTGCTCGCCGCCGGCGGCGCAGTGATGGGCTTCGTGCGCTGGCGCCTCGCCCGCGGCGAGCGCGAACGTCAACGCCTGGAGGACCTCGTGTCCTCGCGCACCGCCGAACTCGCGGTCGCCAAGGAACAGGCCGAGACCGCCAACCGCGCCAAGTCCTCCTTCCTCGCCAACATGAGCCACGAACTGCGCACGCCCCTCAATGGCGTGATCGGCTACGCCCGTATCCTCCAGCGCAATACTACCCTCGACGAAGCCGGCCGCGAACAGGCGCGCATCGTCACCTCCTCCGGTGAGCACCTCCTGCGCATGATCAATGAGGTGCTCGACTTCTCCAAAATCGAAGCCGGCGCTCTCAACCTGCACATCGGCCCCTTTGATCCGTCCGCCCTCCTGCGTGACATCGCCGCCGCCGCCCAACCGCGCGCCGATGGCAAGGGGCTGCACTTCGAACTCATCACCACCGATCGCCTGCCGCCGCAGGTGCTGGGCGACGCCCAGAAGCTGCGCCAGGTCATCGACAATCTACTCAGCAACGCGATCAAGTTCACCGCCCGCGGTCGCGTCTCCCTCGAGGTGTCCTGCCGCCCGGCCGCCGACGACCGCACGCGCTTTCAATTCCTCGTGCGCGACACCGGCGTGGGCCTGTCCTCACGCGATCAGGCGACGCTCTTTCAACCTTTCCAACAGGCGGCCGACGGTCGCCCCCCCGAACCCGGCACCGGCCTGGGCTTGTCCATTGCCCAACGCCTCGTCGGCCTCATGGGCGGCGAAATCACCATCGAGAGCGAGATCGGTCGCGGCAGTGATTTCGCCTTCGCCATCGCGCTTGAGAACCTGGAGACACCGGTGCTCTCCGCGCCGGTTGGCAGCAATACCAACCTCGCCGGTTACGAAGGTCCACGCCGTCGCGTGCTCATCGTCGACGACGTTGAAACCAACCGCCGCCTGCTCGCCGACCTGCTCACGCCCCTCGGTTTCCGCGTCGACACCGCCATGAGTGGCGCCGCCGCCCTCGCCCGCCTGCGCGAAGCACCGGCCGACGCCGTCATTGTCGACTTGCGCATGCCCGACATGGACGGCCTCGAACTCACCCGCAAGATCCGCGCCGACGACTCGCGCCACCCGCTGATCATTCTCACCAGCGCCTCGGTGATGTCCTTTGACCCTCAGGTCGCTTTCGACGCGGGCTGTGACGACTTCCTCGCCAAACCCTTCGACGAAGAGGACCTCCTGCGCCGCCTCGCCCAACGCCTCAACCTGCAGTGGATCCGCGAACGTGACACCGACTCCGCCCCGCCGTTCGCCGACAGCGCCGCCATCGACGGTGATTTGCCAGCCAGCGAAGCATGGCAACACCTCCGTGAAGCCGCCGCCCGCGGCGACATTCGTCGCCTGCGCACCGCTCTGCACCACCTCCGCGAATCCCCCAAATTCGACTCCGCGCTCGCGGCCGAGCTCGAAGACCTGGCCAACCGCTTCCAAATGGATCGCCTGCGCCAGCGCATCGCTGAGCTGATGCCGCGCGATTGA
- a CDS encoding hybrid sensor histidine kinase/response regulator translates to MVRPLRRRLAALLLGTLFAFAPGTLAPLHANLLDPESGRPPFRDFRPTDYLGHPQVFDILQGADGFIYLANVQGILQYDGIRWQHHRAPLTYTYRLALDPEGRIWAASANQVGYYETDPDTGALHYTSFLPSLPEELRHVARAADVKAVGDALYISTPNALVRKRGDDLHYYPAVTPGQARDLIVVGDQLYWKSSDTDLSRIEGDTATVVAHDTEVISGRAPVAAPRDGQPPLWVIGQRGAFEINEATQTLVRIPGPLDDVARTNRVNALVNLGDGTLALATSQSGLIITSPDGQRIRRLDRETGLADNAVLNLKLDDRGGLWAGLNSGLVRIDYRSPVTVFDNSNGPTPGTIDGWFRHDGKVYAGAFDGLYRLSPPDFTTGRPARFERIIDDITNGFAFAAEDGELYFTSSAGLHRLLPGDQHELVLDLSHSHPKMLFPSRLVPGRYYLAGNDGFAVLQHDNATGWKIVAEKTDIGACFTGVEEANGDFWVASYRSGFWRIPAADRITDWNEYPLENYFRERGVPEATTWCTVTEGAFGTVFFTDAGGLKFDASNRQFLPDDRYPIAGSTDHAMTPTIVTPDGATWASVFGESAMTALHPFGRFRANAAGEPEWQSAPGNALNEIGFAGVAVVYSDDTGDRPVLWARGYDNHVRFVLDELQSTPASWQPIVRTLRQADHTVPLLERDESSAALTLPFSRDPLVFEFASPRFDAGDELEFSTRLLGYSDRWSTPSAIPQVSFTNLEGGPFTLQVRATDSAGHQSEINQFTFSVTPPWYRSHVAYLAYGLVGFGLLTGFVRWRHAADERENRRLAALVEDRTAALAVAKEEAESANRAKSTFLANMSHELRTPLNGVIGYANILLKDQELTTRNRERIGVVANSGEHLLRMINEVLDFSKIEAGKIDLRPAPFNLPSLLRDIAANLEPRAHDKGLGFSLTMADDLPVQVIGDAQKLRQVIENLLSNAVKFTATGEVRLDAVAAPGASSTIDITVSDTGVGLSADDQARLFQPFHQAVDSRPPEPGTGLGLSISQHLVELMGGHIVVDSTLGRGSRFQFRLQLQEVEALQEDATAPASPITGYKGSARRLLVVDDVAVNRSLLRELLEPLGFTVEEAADGEAALASLQSGPLPDGLILDLRMPGIDGLELTRRIRRDHGTSPKVILMSASVLAFDPQVAFDAGCDDFLPKPFRESDLLERLGRALKLEWEREIPAIAEPAENVSDEPASDELLAELRQRAQRGDIRGLRQLVEQLPAHNPTTRQLAESLRPLIAAYQMDRIRQVLAETEG, encoded by the coding sequence ATGGTCCGCCCCCTCCGTCGCCGCCTCGCCGCCCTCCTGCTCGGCACGCTGTTTGCGTTCGCCCCGGGCACTCTCGCGCCGCTGCACGCCAACCTGCTCGACCCTGAGTCGGGTCGTCCACCATTCCGCGATTTCCGTCCCACCGACTACCTCGGTCACCCGCAGGTCTTCGACATCCTCCAAGGCGCCGACGGTTTCATCTACTTGGCCAACGTCCAAGGCATCCTCCAATACGACGGCATTCGCTGGCAGCACCACCGCGCCCCGCTCACCTACACCTACCGACTCGCCCTCGACCCCGAGGGGCGCATCTGGGCGGCCAGCGCCAATCAAGTCGGTTACTACGAGACCGACCCGGACACCGGTGCGCTGCACTACACGTCCTTTCTGCCCTCGCTGCCCGAAGAGCTCCGCCACGTCGCCCGCGCCGCCGACGTGAAAGCGGTGGGTGACGCCCTCTACATCTCAACCCCCAACGCCCTCGTCCGCAAACGCGGCGACGATTTGCACTACTACCCCGCAGTCACGCCCGGCCAGGCGCGCGATCTCATCGTGGTAGGCGACCAACTGTATTGGAAAAGCAGTGACACCGATCTCTCCCGCATCGAGGGCGACACCGCCACCGTCGTCGCCCACGACACCGAGGTCATCAGCGGTCGCGCGCCCGTCGCCGCCCCCCGCGACGGTCAGCCCCCCCTGTGGGTCATCGGCCAACGCGGCGCCTTCGAGATCAATGAGGCCACCCAAACCCTCGTGCGCATTCCGGGCCCACTCGACGACGTTGCCCGCACCAACCGCGTCAACGCCCTCGTCAACCTCGGCGACGGCACGCTCGCCCTCGCCACCAGCCAGAGTGGCCTGATCATCACCTCTCCCGACGGCCAACGCATCCGCCGTCTCGATCGCGAAACCGGCCTGGCCGACAACGCCGTGCTCAACCTCAAACTCGACGACCGCGGCGGACTCTGGGCCGGCCTCAACTCCGGCCTGGTGCGCATCGACTATCGCAGTCCGGTGACGGTGTTCGACAACTCCAACGGCCCCACCCCCGGCACGATCGACGGCTGGTTCCGCCATGACGGCAAGGTTTACGCCGGCGCCTTCGACGGCCTCTACCGCCTCAGTCCACCCGATTTCACCACCGGTCGCCCCGCCCGCTTCGAGCGCATCATCGACGACATCACCAACGGCTTCGCCTTTGCCGCCGAGGACGGTGAACTCTACTTCACCAGCTCGGCTGGCCTGCACCGGCTCCTCCCCGGCGATCAACACGAGCTCGTGCTCGATCTCTCGCACAGCCACCCGAAGATGCTTTTCCCGTCTCGCCTGGTGCCGGGTCGCTATTATCTCGCCGGCAACGACGGCTTCGCAGTGCTACAACATGACAACGCCACCGGCTGGAAAATCGTCGCCGAAAAAACCGACATCGGGGCCTGCTTCACCGGCGTCGAAGAGGCCAACGGCGACTTCTGGGTGGCGAGCTACCGCAGCGGGTTTTGGCGCATCCCGGCCGCCGACCGCATCACCGATTGGAACGAGTATCCGCTGGAAAACTACTTCCGCGAGCGCGGCGTGCCCGAGGCCACCACCTGGTGCACCGTGACCGAAGGTGCGTTTGGCACCGTGTTCTTCACCGACGCCGGCGGCCTCAAGTTTGACGCGTCCAACCGCCAGTTTCTCCCGGATGACCGCTACCCCATTGCAGGCTCCACCGATCACGCGATGACGCCCACCATTGTCACGCCCGACGGTGCCACCTGGGCCTCCGTCTTCGGCGAGAGTGCCATGACCGCGCTGCACCCCTTCGGCCGTTTCCGGGCCAACGCTGCTGGCGAGCCGGAATGGCAATCCGCGCCCGGCAACGCGCTCAACGAGATCGGCTTCGCCGGCGTGGCTGTGGTTTACTCCGACGACACCGGTGATCGTCCCGTGCTCTGGGCCCGCGGCTACGACAATCACGTGCGCTTCGTGCTCGATGAGCTCCAGAGCACGCCCGCGAGCTGGCAACCGATTGTGCGCACCTTGCGCCAAGCCGACCACACCGTGCCGCTGCTCGAGCGCGACGAATCGTCGGCGGCACTCACCTTACCCTTTTCGCGCGATCCGTTGGTGTTTGAGTTCGCCAGTCCACGCTTTGATGCCGGCGACGAACTCGAATTCTCCACCCGGCTGCTCGGTTACAGCGATCGCTGGTCGACGCCGAGCGCCATCCCGCAGGTTTCGTTCACCAATCTCGAGGGCGGTCCCTTCACGCTCCAAGTTCGCGCCACCGATTCGGCCGGCCACCAAAGCGAGATCAACCAATTCACCTTCAGTGTCACCCCGCCGTGGTATCGTAGCCACGTTGCTTATCTCGCTTACGGTTTGGTCGGCTTTGGCCTGCTCACCGGTTTCGTGCGGTGGCGTCACGCCGCCGACGAACGGGAAAACCGCCGCCTCGCTGCGCTGGTGGAAGACCGCACCGCCGCCCTCGCCGTCGCCAAGGAAGAGGCCGAATCCGCCAACCGCGCCAAGTCCACCTTCCTCGCCAACATGAGCCACGAGCTGCGCACGCCTCTCAACGGCGTCATCGGCTACGCCAACATCCTGCTCAAGGATCAGGAACTCACCACCCGCAACCGCGAGCGCATTGGCGTCGTGGCCAACTCTGGCGAACACCTGCTGCGCATGATCAACGAGGTGCTCGACTTCTCCAAAATCGAGGCCGGCAAAATCGATCTGCGTCCCGCGCCCTTCAACCTGCCGTCGCTCCTGCGCGACATCGCCGCCAACCTCGAGCCCCGCGCTCACGACAAGGGCCTGGGCTTCAGCCTCACCATGGCCGACGACTTGCCGGTCCAGGTGATCGGTGACGCCCAGAAACTCCGCCAAGTCATCGAAAATCTGTTGAGTAATGCCGTAAAATTCACCGCCACCGGCGAGGTGCGCCTCGATGCCGTCGCGGCGCCCGGCGCGAGCAGCACGATTGACATCACTGTGAGCGATACGGGCGTCGGCCTGAGCGCGGACGATCAGGCACGCCTCTTTCAACCGTTTCACCAGGCCGTCGACTCGCGTCCGCCCGAGCCCGGCACCGGTCTGGGCCTCTCGATCAGTCAGCACCTCGTGGAACTCATGGGCGGCCACATCGTCGTCGACAGCACCCTCGGTCGCGGCAGCCGTTTCCAGTTCCGTCTGCAATTGCAGGAGGTCGAGGCCCTGCAGGAAGACGCCACGGCCCCCGCGTCTCCGATCACCGGATACAAGGGGTCCGCTCGCCGCCTGCTCGTCGTCGATGATGTCGCCGTCAATCGCTCGCTGCTGCGCGAGTTGCTGGAGCCGCTCGGTTTCACGGTCGAAGAAGCCGCCGACGGCGAGGCTGCGCTCGCATCCCTACAGAGCGGTCCCTTGCCCGATGGTCTGATCCTCGATTTGCGCATGCCCGGCATCGACGGCTTGGAACTCACCCGCCGCATTCGTCGCGATCACGGCACCAGTCCGAAAGTCATTCTCATGTCGGCGTCGGTCCTGGCCTTTGACCCGCAGGTCGCGTTCGACGCCGGATGCGACGACTTCCTTCCCAAACCCTTCCGGGAGTCCGATTTGCTCGAGCGACTCGGTCGCGCATTAAAACTCGAATGGGAGCGCGAGATTCCGGCCATCGCGGAGCCCGCCGAGAATGTCAGCGACGAACCCGCGTCCGACGAACTCCTCGCCGAACTCCGGCAACGCGCGCAACGCGGCGACATTCGTGGCCTCCGCCAACTCGTCGAGCAGTTGCCCGCGCACAACCCGACCACCCGCCAGCTGGCCGAGTCCCTGCGGCCGCTCATCGCAGCCTACCAAATGGACCGGATTCGACAGGTTCTCGCAGAAACTGAGGGCTAG
- a CDS encoding LysR family transcriptional regulator translates to MPREYQYDFELRHLVYFREVAQMLHFRRAAESLGVAQPALSRQIAHLENALGTPLFTRSRRRVELTPAGKHLADHIDPLLYQLQRLPSDLQAIAEGETGTLRVGFTGLAMATVLPGILRQFQKAHPKIRVELNESPTSAQVEALRAGKIACGFLHPHMLPPGFKTRQLLCERNGVVLPADHPAAKRKTLRLQDLVDVPFVLFPRHLNSSFYDRTLAAFTAAGVTPRIAEEVWPRANAIGLVRAGIGITFMCSSEARILPPDVVFRRLTGPTPESHLTLAWRDTADNPPALTAFLEAVRNA, encoded by the coding sequence ATGCCTCGTGAGTATCAATACGACTTCGAGCTCCGGCACCTCGTCTACTTTCGCGAGGTCGCCCAGATGCTCCATTTTCGGCGCGCCGCCGAGTCGTTGGGTGTCGCCCAACCCGCCCTCTCCCGTCAGATCGCACACCTCGAAAACGCCCTCGGCACTCCGCTGTTCACCCGCTCCCGCCGCCGCGTGGAGCTGACCCCTGCCGGTAAGCACCTTGCCGACCACATCGATCCCCTACTCTACCAATTGCAGCGCCTGCCCTCCGACCTGCAGGCGATCGCCGAAGGCGAGACGGGCACCCTGCGCGTCGGCTTCACGGGTCTGGCCATGGCCACCGTCCTGCCCGGCATCCTCCGCCAGTTTCAAAAAGCCCACCCCAAGATTCGCGTCGAACTCAACGAGTCGCCCACCTCCGCCCAGGTGGAAGCCCTGCGCGCCGGCAAGATCGCCTGTGGTTTCCTGCACCCCCACATGCTGCCCCCGGGCTTCAAAACCCGCCAACTGCTCTGCGAGCGCAACGGCGTCGTCCTGCCTGCCGACCACCCTGCCGCCAAACGCAAAACCCTGCGCCTGCAGGACCTCGTCGACGTGCCGTTTGTGCTCTTCCCGCGGCACCTCAATTCCAGTTTCTACGATCGCACGCTCGCGGCGTTCACCGCGGCCGGCGTGACCCCGCGCATCGCCGAGGAGGTGTGGCCCCGCGCCAACGCCATCGGTCTCGTGCGCGCCGGGATCGGCATCACCTTCATGTGCTCATCCGAGGCCCGCATTCTGCCGCCGGATGTGGTCTTCCGCCGCCTCACCGGTCCGACGCCTGAGAGCCATCTCACGCTCGCCTGGCGCGACACGGCCGACAATCCTCCGGCGCTCACCGCCTTCCTCGAAGCGGTGCGCAACGCCTGA
- a CDS encoding fused MFS/spermidine synthase: MFPFFAAVFLGAFLLFLVQPMMGRFVLPWWGGAPAVWTACLLFFQTALLLGYFYAHLLSKHLPPKRQWVVHLALLVAACIALPPVPVAPVADATDALSPVWAVLAMLSSTIGPPFVMLAASSPLLQRWFALGHPQRSPYRLYALSNAGSLLALLLYPVLIEPWLARVDQAYAWSWLFVGFAFAIVWAGWKLRHASPARETPDVAAEEDAPAAPSLRQRLGWIGWGALGTGLLAASTSALTLDVAAVPFLWIGPLTIYLGSLILTFDHPRWYRRGVFAFLLPVTLLVSLDQRVFASTAPLGQLLITHLAALAVATMICHGEVYRSRPAATHLTAFYLSFAAGGVLGTLLVAVASPAWFNFDVDLPVLWTAVLAGFVLQLTRERDLRLARLLAAGFLAASVLAPLLRPVEEPGLGARLHLLLDLAQQHPLTLACLAVLVVAIDFRLPPGWARQWTRRTTVGLILLVAFSAWHTVGSALRPPPGLVESRRGFFGEVTVTDYPSDDPRAASRFMGHGNTTHGIQLRHPDYRSYPTSYYSEGSGIWRVLSRANQQPGRHIGVIGLGSGTLAAYGMAQDHLTFFEIDPNVVDLAHTRFTYLADTAAEVDVRLGDGRRLLEQEAADTNAPRYDVLVLDAFSSDAVPVHLLTREAFATYLRRLAPDGVLVVNVSNRLVDLRRILEAHAQHFGLTLAHLIHRPEADRWWAFSSEWIALAPQRAALDDRAITSWTGLAAPTELEGVTWTDEFASLWSVLR; encoded by the coding sequence ATGTTTCCGTTCTTCGCCGCGGTCTTTCTCGGAGCCTTCCTGCTGTTTCTCGTCCAACCCATGATGGGCCGTTTTGTTCTCCCGTGGTGGGGGGGCGCTCCCGCGGTCTGGACGGCCTGTTTGCTCTTCTTTCAAACCGCGCTGCTGCTGGGCTACTTTTACGCGCATTTGCTCAGCAAGCACCTGCCTCCGAAGCGCCAGTGGGTCGTCCACCTCGCGCTGCTGGTCGCCGCCTGTATCGCGTTGCCGCCGGTGCCGGTAGCCCCGGTCGCCGACGCCACCGACGCGCTGTCTCCGGTCTGGGCCGTGCTGGCCATGTTGAGCTCCACCATCGGACCGCCCTTCGTCATGCTCGCCGCGTCTAGCCCGCTCCTGCAACGCTGGTTCGCGCTGGGCCATCCGCAGCGTTCGCCCTACCGGCTCTACGCGTTGTCCAACGCCGGCTCGTTGCTGGCGCTGCTGCTTTACCCCGTGCTCATTGAGCCTTGGCTCGCTCGGGTCGACCAAGCCTACGCTTGGTCGTGGTTATTCGTCGGTTTCGCGTTCGCGATTGTTTGGGCGGGCTGGAAATTGCGACACGCCTCACCGGCCCGTGAGACCCCAGACGTCGCCGCGGAGGAGGATGCGCCAGCGGCGCCTTCGCTCCGACAACGTCTGGGCTGGATCGGCTGGGGCGCCCTTGGCACCGGCCTGCTGGCGGCCTCCACGTCCGCCCTCACCCTCGATGTCGCGGCGGTGCCTTTTCTCTGGATCGGCCCGCTCACCATCTACCTCGGCAGCCTCATCCTCACCTTTGACCACCCGCGTTGGTATCGCCGTGGCGTATTCGCGTTCTTGTTACCGGTGACTTTGCTGGTGAGTCTCGACCAACGGGTTTTCGCCTCCACCGCCCCGCTCGGCCAGTTGCTCATCACCCACCTCGCCGCCCTCGCGGTGGCCACCATGATTTGTCACGGCGAGGTCTACCGCAGCCGTCCCGCCGCTACTCACCTCACTGCATTCTATCTCAGTTTCGCGGCCGGGGGCGTGCTGGGCACCTTGCTCGTCGCCGTTGCCTCGCCCGCCTGGTTCAACTTCGACGTCGATCTGCCCGTTCTCTGGACCGCGGTGCTAGCGGGTTTCGTGCTGCAACTCACTCGCGAACGCGACCTGCGTCTAGCCCGCCTTCTGGCCGCCGGCTTCCTGGCCGCGTCGGTCCTCGCTCCGCTCCTGCGTCCCGTGGAAGAACCCGGCCTCGGCGCTCGCCTGCACCTGCTGCTCGATCTGGCGCAACAACACCCGCTCACCTTGGCCTGTCTTGCCGTGCTTGTGGTCGCGATCGATTTTCGTCTGCCTCCTGGCTGGGCTCGCCAATGGACGCGGCGCACCACCGTGGGTCTCATCCTCTTGGTGGCGTTTTCCGCGTGGCACACGGTGGGTAGCGCCCTGCGCCCTCCGCCCGGCTTGGTCGAGAGCCGTCGGGGATTTTTCGGGGAAGTTACGGTGACCGACTACCCCAGCGACGATCCCCGGGCCGCCAGCCGCTTCATGGGCCATGGCAACACCACCCACGGTATCCAGCTGCGCCACCCCGACTATCGTTCGTATCCGACCAGTTACTACAGCGAAGGCAGCGGCATCTGGCGGGTGCTATCCCGCGCCAATCAACAACCCGGCCGCCACATCGGCGTGATCGGGCTCGGCAGCGGCACCCTCGCCGCCTACGGCATGGCGCAGGATCATCTGACCTTTTTCGAAATCGATCCCAACGTGGTCGACTTGGCCCATACCCGTTTCACCTACCTCGCCGACACCGCCGCCGAGGTCGACGTGCGACTTGGTGACGGTCGCCGCCTGCTCGAACAAGAGGCCGCCGACACCAACGCGCCGCGCTACGACGTGCTCGTGCTCGATGCGTTCAGCAGCGACGCCGTGCCGGTGCATCTGCTCACCCGCGAAGCCTTTGCCACCTACCTGCGCCGCCTCGCGCCCGACGGCGTGCTGGTCGTCAATGTCTCCAACCGCCTCGTCGACCTGCGCCGCATTTTGGAGGCCCATGCTCAACACTTCGGCCTCACCCTCGCTCACCTGATTCATCGGCCCGAGGCCGACCGTTGGTGGGCATTCTCCAGCGAGTGGATCGCCCTCGCGCCCCAACGCGCCGCCCTCGACGACCGCGCCATCACCTCCTGGACCGGCCTCGCCGCGCCCACCGAACTCGAAGGTGTCACGTGGACCGATGAATTCGCCAGCCTTTGGTCCGTGCTCCGCTAA